In Rosa chinensis cultivar Old Blush chromosome 1, RchiOBHm-V2, whole genome shotgun sequence, a genomic segment contains:
- the LOC112181885 gene encoding coumaroyl-CoA:anthocyanidin 3-O-glucoside-6''-O-coumaroyltransferase 1 has product MEGSCNPARVVGQCKVSPPPGSVPTTSLPLTFFDIVFLFCGPVEFVYFYEFPHPLHHITQTILPKLRHSLSLTLQHFFPLASNLICPPPPSKPFLHYSETDRTSLLLTIAESSSNFNRLTSHRVNNVAQSHFLVPPLPPARVLEDGTRVVTPVALQLTVFPNSGICIGINFLHALTDGSSLHHFMKSWASVCLSQGVKALTSTPPSHNRGLIKDPCGLENKFLAAWRSWTPIPWELHMNPFHPSLTENVRTTFVLSRPKIDRLKQWVSSLFSAVHGSKPPHMSSFVVICALTWVCLVKAEEINDDEMQCYFNYSADSRNRLEYPLPSSYFGNCLSIRSTQVKKSVLVKENGLIMAVDAIGKNVKDLESGVLRGAKEWTSDWDEGTNSPPMHLTLLAGSPRLDFYNDIDFGWGRPKKSEVINVDFDFPKFIYLSNSREEEGGFEIVLALEKAKMKSFTSIFEQALKLPESHL; this is encoded by the coding sequence ATGGAGGGTTCTTGCAACCCGGCTAGGGTTGTTGGGCAATGCAAGGTTTCTCCACCACCAGGCTCAGTTCCTAccacctctctccctctcactTTCTTCGACATTGTTTTCCTCTTCTGCGGTCCGGTTGAATTTGTATACTTTTATGAGTTCCCTCACCCTCTTCACCACATCACCCAAACCATCCTCCCCAAGCTCAGACACTCTCTTTCCCTAACTCTCCAGCACTTCTTTCCCTTGGCCTCAAATCTCATCTGCCCTCCACCACCCTCCAAACCCTTTCTACATTACTCCGAGACTGACCGAACCTCACTCCTATTGACCATTGCCGAGTCCTCAAGCAACTTCAACCGCCTCACATCCCACCGTGTAAACAATGTTGCACAATCCCACTTCCTTGTTCCACCATTGCCACCAGCACGCGTGTTGGAGGATGGCACGCGTGTGGTCACTCCTGTAGCATTGCAACTCACTGTGTTCCCCAACTCCGGGATCTGCATTGGCATTAAttttcttcatgcattgacTGATGGGAGTTCTTTGCATCATTTCATGAAGTCATGGGCATCTGTTTGTTTATCACAAGGAGTCAAGGCTTTGACTAGTACTCCCCCATCCCATAATAGAGGTTTGATTAAAGACCCATGCGGCCTTGAGAACAAGTTCTTAGCTGCATGGAGAAGTTGGACGCCTATCCCATGGGAGCTTCACATGAACCCATTCCATCCCTCCCTAACTGAAAACGTCCGAACCACATTCGTGTTGAGTAGACCAAAAATCGACAGACTTAAACAGTGGGTGTCTAGCTTATTCAGTGCTGTTCATGGTTCTAAGCCACCCCATATGTCATCATTTGTAGTTATATGCGCTTTGACATGGGTTTGTTTAGTCAAAGCAGAGGAGATCAATGATGATGAAATGCAATGCTACTTCAATTACTCGGCTGACAGCCGAAACCGGCTTGAGTATCCATTACCTAGTTCATATTTTGGGAACTGTTTATCAATACGTTCTACTCAAGTGAAGAAGAGTGTGCTAGTTAAGGAAAATGGTCTCATTATGGCAGTGGATGCTATTGGAAAAAATGTGAAAGATTTGGAGAGTGGGGTTTTGAGAGGAGCTAAGGAGTGGACTTCAGATTGGGACGAGGGTACTAATAGTCCTCCAATGCATTTAACCTTGCTTGCTGGCTCACCAAGACTTGATTTTTATAATGACattgattttgggtgggggAGACCCAAAAAGAGTGAGGTTATAAacgttgattttgattttccgAAGTTTATTTACCTCAGTAATAGTAGAGAAGAGGAAGGTGGGTTTGAGATTGTCCTGGCATTAGAAAAGGCAAAAATGAAGTCCTTCACTTCCATCTTTGAACAAGCTTTGAAGCTCCCGGAATCGCATTTATAA